In a single window of the Peromyscus maniculatus bairdii isolate BWxNUB_F1_BW_parent chromosome 16, HU_Pman_BW_mat_3.1, whole genome shotgun sequence genome:
- the Fbxo5 gene encoding F-box only protein 5 gives MSRRVCSGRPRPSSCPCGLGARTVADGCKEESPVLSVKMKCFNCNPDLSELEVVKPEESGRQVSYNPVCLEPSCKDCFRNQERLSFIESPIVGPDNNKENQRVQKLLNSSSEIEELEASRLYEDSGYSSFTHQSEQEDGILILENFRNSTQPRLLQSQSPDQYPNKHLLPVLHFERVVCSTLKKNSKRNPKVDREMLKEVIASGNFRLQNIIGKKMGLEHLDILTELSRRGFKHLLANILTKLSGMDLINLSKVSRLWKKIVETDKGASQLYSKAMQRVLENSKLSLHASTRGYVVSRTALTSVQKSSTWTPPRKDTQANLPSQRDQKKGPAYSRHGEFLEVAKTLKNNESLKACVRCNFPAKYDHYLERATCKRESCGFDYCTKCLCDYHVNTKDCSNSKLLKATCKVMGPLPGTKKSKKNLQRL, from the exons ATGAGCCGGCGCGTTTGCAGCGGTCGGCCCCGGCCGTCCTCCTGCCCCTGCGGCCTCGGCGCGCGGACGGTCGCGGACG GTTGTAAAGAAGAAAGTCCTGTTCTTTCTGTTAAAATGAAGTGTTTTAATTGCAACCCTGATCTTTCTGAACTTGAAGTGGTAAAACCTGAGGAGAGTGGGAGACAAGTTTCCTACAATCCTGTGTGTTTGGAGCCTTCCTGCAAGGACTGCTTTAGAAACCAGGAAAGGTTATCTTTCATTGAGTCACCAATTGTGGGACCTGATAACAACAAGGAAAATCAGCGTGTACAAAAACTACTCAATAGTTCAAGTGAAATagaggagctggaggccagcagacTGTATGAAGACAGTGGCTATTCGTCATTTACACATCAGAGTGAACAGGAGGATGGCATCCTTATCCTGGAGAATTTCAGAAACAGTACCCAGCCCCGACTGCTGCAGTCACAGAGCCCAGACCAGTACCCCAACAAACACCTGCTGCCTGTCCTGCATTTTGAAAGAGTGGTTTGCTCaacattaaaaaagaattccAAGCGAAACCCGAAAGTGGATCGAGAAATGCTGAAGGAAGTTATCGCCAGTGGGAACTTTAGACTACAGAATATAATTGGCAAGAAAATGGGTCTGGAACACCTAGATATCCTCACCGAGCTCTCCCGGAGGGGATTTAAACACCTTTTAGCTAATATTTTGACAAAGCTCAGCGGCATGGACTTAATAAA TTTGTCTAAAGTGAGCAGACTTTGGAAGAAGATAGTAGAAACCGATAAAGGAGCGTCGCAGCTGTACAGCAAAGCCATGCAGAGAGTCCTT GAAAACAGTAAGTTGTCGCTGCATGCTTCAACGAGAGGGTACGTTGTGAGCAGAACTGCACTAACTTCTGTTCAGAAGTCATCGACTTGGACTCCCCCCAGAAAAGATACTCAAGCCAATTTGCCCAGTCAGCGTGATCAGAAGAAAGGTCCTGCCTACAGCCGGCACGGGGAATTCCTTGAG gtgGCCAAGACGTTAAAAAACAACGAGAGCCTCAAGGCCTGTGTTCGCTGTAATTTCCCTGCAAAATATGACCACTATTTGGAGCGCGCGACCTGCAAACGGGAAAGCTGTGGATTTGACTATTGTACAAAGTGTCTGTGTGATTATCATGTCAACACCAAAGACTGTTCGAATAGCAAGCTCCTAAAAGCCACCTGTAAAGTGATGGGCCCTTTGCCTGGaactaaaaaaagtaaaaagaatttaCAGAGATTGTGA
- the Mtrf1l gene encoding peptide chain release factor 1-like, mitochondrial isoform X2, translating to MIISLLVPSEETDESDLILEVTAGVGGQEAMLFTSEMFDMYQQYAAFKRWHFETLDYFPSELGGLRHATASIGGPEAYKHMKFEGGVHRVQRVPKTEKQGRIHTSTMTVAILPQPAEIKLVINPKDLRIDTKRASGAGGQHVNTTDSAVRIVHLPTGIVSECQQERSQLKNRELAMKKLRARLYSMHLEEETTKRYNARKIQVGTKGRSEKIRTYNFPQNRVTDHRINKSLHDLENFMQGDCLLDDMIQSLKDYSDYESLVEMISRKD from the exons ATG ATCATCTCCCTTTTGGTTCCTTCAGAAGAAACAGACGAGAGTGACTTGATCCTGGAGGTGACTGCGGGTGTGGGTGGTCAGGAAGCCATGCTTTTCACTTCCGAGATGTTTGACATGTACCAGCAGTACGCTGCCTTTAAAAGATGGCATTTTGAAACGTTGGACTATTTCCCAAGTGAACTAG GTGGCCTTAGGCATGCGACAGCCAGCATTGGAGGTCCAGAAGCCTATAAACACATGAAGTTTGAAGGAGGGGTACACAGAGTACAAAGAGTGCCAAAGACGGAGAAGCAGGGCCGCATCCACACCAGCACCATGACAGTGGCAATTTTGCCCCAGCCTGCTGAG ATTAAACTGGTGATTAATCCTAAAGATTTGAGAATTGATACTAAGAGAGCAAGTGGAGCTGGAGGTCAGCATGTAAATACTACAGACAGTGCTGTTCGAATAGTTCATCTTCCTACAG GCATTGTTTCTGAATGCCAGCAAGAGAGATCTCAACTGAAGAACAGGGAGCTGGCTATGAAGAAGTTACGGGCAAGGCTCTACAGCATGCATCTAGAGGAAGAAACTACCAAAAGATACAACGCTAGAAAGATTCAG GTTGGAACTAAaggaagatcagagaaaataAGAACGTACAACTTTCCACAGAACAGGGTCACAGATCACAGGATAAACAAGTCACTGCATGACCTTGAGAACTTCATGCAAGGAGACTGTCTTCTGGATGACATGATACAATCACTAAAGGACTATTCGGATTATGAATCTCTAGTAGAAATGATTTCCAGAAAAGACTAA